TCGTCACATCAGCAGCGACAGGAATGGTCCTGTCACCTGACTGGCAGTTTTTTTTAAAAGGAACAGTTACATTTCTCGCAATTCTCGCCCAGCGATACGCTCTGGACAGAAGGAAAGGCTGAATATGGTAAATACTGATGAGCGGAATGCGGAAGGTGTGAAGATGAATACTAAGAATTTAAAGATAGATAAGACTCATAAATGGAACAGAGTTGTAAAAAAATACTACATATACGCTGTGTTGCTGTTGATAGTCATTGTTTTCAGCGTCATGAAGCTGGATGAAGTTACTTTCTTCGGAAGGGGGCATTTTTTAAGCCCGGCAAGCATAACCAATCTGCTGAGAAGTGCGGTTCCGATCCTGACTCTGAGTGGAGCGTTCACTCTGCTGATGATTTCCGGAAATATAGACTTGTCGGTGGGAAGTGCCATGAGTCTGAATGCGGTAGTTTACTCGTTGATGATCCTGAATGGTTTCTCCATGGGAATCGCCTTTATCCTGACACTCATTCTGGGTATATTCTGCGGATTCATAAATGGTTATATAGTTCAGAAGCTGAGAATTACACCGGTTATTGCAACATTGGTGACCTTAAACCTGTTCAAGGGTGTGGCTCTCCTTATTGTACCCAATGGTGTATCAGCAATAAAAGGGACGGCAGATAAAGTTATGCCTATATGGATCAATGATTATGCCCGGAAAAAAGTCCTCCTTGGACTTCCGACAGCATTCTATGTCGCCATATTGGTAATCGTATTGCTGATAATCACTCAAAGAAAAACAATCCTGGGCAAATATGCCGTTGCAGTCGGTGGTAACAGAACTGCTGCAGAGTTATCCGGTATTAACGCCAGACAAGTTGCCTGGCTGCTTTATATCCTGGTGGGATTTATGGCCGCATTGGCTGGAATTGCCCGGGCAAGCTACATGTCTACAGGCAATCCTCTTTCCGGTGACGGTATGGAACTGGATAACATAATAGCTGTTTTACTGGGAGGAACCGCATTTGCTGGTGGAGAAGGATCTGTTGCGAAAACCATGGTTGGGGCCTTGATTATAATGTGTGTCACAACCGGTCTGATGACTGTTATCCCCCCGTACTGGCAGTCAGTGGCTAAGGGTACGGTGCTGGTTATTGCAGTGGTCCTCAACAAGATGCTGATCAAGACTGGAGTTGAAGCCTGAAAGAACTTTTCTTTAAATATTTTTGATCCCGGAGATACTGGAATGGTTAGTGATAAAGAAAAAAACATACTTCGCTCCCTTGCTGATCAGTGGATGGAATTTGCCAGCCTCCCGGTTATGAAAGATAAAATAAGACTCTGGAAAAGTGTTTGCAAAAGTGGGAAAACGAATTGACATTGCCTGGATCTGCGGGACCGATTTCGGAACACAAACTTCTACCTTCTGTTCTCTGACTACCTTTGATGAGCTGTACAAACCCTATTACCGGAAAATGAATGACTGGATTCATCAAAATACGGAATGGAAAACATGATGGAAGGCTTTATCGATGCGGGTTTCGATATTATCAACCCCCTTCAGTGGACTGCAGAGGGCATGGATCCCAAGCGTTTCAAAGACCACGATGGGGGGGACTGACTTTCTGAGGAGGTGTTGTGGATACACAGAAAACCCTGCCCTTCGGGACTCCCGGGCAGGTGAGAGAAGAGGTGTTAGAACACTGTGAACAATTTTCCGGAAATGGGGGATTTGTAATCAGCACAATTCACAATGTTCAGAAAGAAACCCCTATAAAAAACATGGTAGCAATGCTGGATGCATTACAAGAATACAACAAAAAATATAAATATTTAGGAGAAATACAATGATTAAAGATTTTTTTTACTACGAGCCCGTTAAGCTGTTATTTGGAGAAGGAGCCTTGAATCAGACCGGTGAATATGCATCGGCATATGGAAAAAAAGCTCTGATTATAACAACGGGAACCTTCTTTAAAGAGAGTGGTCTTGTAGACCGTCTTCAGAGAATCCTGAAAAAATCCAAAATAGATTCAGTATACTTTTCAGCCGTAG
This sequence is a window from Oceanispirochaeta sp.. Protein-coding genes within it:
- a CDS encoding uroporphyrinogen decarboxylase family protein; translated protein: MDTQKTLPFGTPGQVREEVLEHCEQFSGNGGFVISTIHNVQKETPIKNMVAMLDALQEYNKKYKYLGEIQ
- a CDS encoding ABC transporter permease: MVNTDERNAEGVKMNTKNLKIDKTHKWNRVVKKYYIYAVLLLIVIVFSVMKLDEVTFFGRGHFLSPASITNLLRSAVPILTLSGAFTLLMISGNIDLSVGSAMSLNAVVYSLMILNGFSMGIAFILTLILGIFCGFINGYIVQKLRITPVIATLVTLNLFKGVALLIVPNGVSAIKGTADKVMPIWINDYARKKVLLGLPTAFYVAILVIVLLIITQRKTILGKYAVAVGGNRTAAELSGINARQVAWLLYILVGFMAALAGIARASYMSTGNPLSGDGMELDNIIAVLLGGTAFAGGEGSVAKTMVGALIIMCVTTGLMTVIPPYWQSVAKGTVLVIAVVLNKMLIKTGVEA